The following are encoded in a window of Platichthys flesus chromosome 11, fPlaFle2.1, whole genome shotgun sequence genomic DNA:
- the LOC133964530 gene encoding uncharacterized protein LOC133964530 — protein sequence MEPLVPLTMKLPALIYLSLILILTSFSKGQKWDINLDQRINATKGSTVIIQCTFTYPKEYHTSGVLVYWKRRERSSFNTGDNDKNQFVCHTNETFVVEKYRGNTKLIGKNDEGNCSLKIRNVTYNEPSLYVRLIAKGQNYSFVRKPVSISVSGVAPVFPSQGTNPPLFTVETTIIPMIEDNSTLYAAITVPLSVLLLFVVVVAAVCCHKKCKKSQSFTREESGYYANFSRASEDPAQRVVSCENQQSKTFSEPKNIDEPIYANTEALTDQVEEDHVQNVYGNVDYS from the exons ATGGAGCCTCTGGTCCCTCTCACA ATGAAGCTGCCGGCTCTAATTTATCTGAGTCTCATATTGATCCTGACCTCCTTCTCAAAAG GTCAAAAATGGGATATCAATCTCGATCAACGCATTAATGCAACAAAGGGCTCAACTGTGATCATACAGTGCACATTTACTTATCCGAAAGAATACCACACCAGTGGTGTTCTGGTTTACTGGAAAAGACGTGAGAGAAGCAGCTTCAATACCGGAGACAATGACAAAAACCAGTTTGTCTGTCATACGAATGAAACGTTCGTGGTGGAGAAatacagaggaaacacaaagctAATCGGAAAAAATGATGAAGGAAACTGCTCCCTCAAGATTCGGAATGTCACCTACAATGAACCGAGTCTCTATGTGAGACTCATCGCAAAGGGTCAAAACTACAGCTTCGTAAGGAAACCTGTGTCCATTTCAGTGTCTG GTGTTGCACCTGTCTTTCCCAGCCAAG gtACAAACCCCCCATTATTCACCGTCGAAACCACAATCA TACCTATGATCGAGGACAACTCAACCCTGTATGCAGCCATCACTGTTCCACtttctgttcttctcctctttgtcgTCGTCGTTGCTGCAGTTTGCTGTCacaaaaagtgcaaaaa GTCACAATCTTTCACCAGGGAGGAATCTGGATACTATGCAAATTTTAGCAGAGCATCAGAGGACCCAGCCCAAAG aGTGGTATCCTGTGAAAATcaacaaagcaaaacattttcTGAACCGAAAAATATTGATGAGCCCATCTACGCCAACACCGAG GCCCTTACAGATCAGGTGGAAGAGGATCACGTACAAAATGTGTACGGAAATGTAGATTACTCATAA
- the LOC133964527 gene encoding B-cell receptor CD22-like isoform X1: MDALNRRLFLVWLCFNVAQTEASSWTMNVPSTVKGHPGSCVVIHCSYNYPDNGQKATQFTGIWYDATHHVVYHPVKSNIALQYQGRTELLGNIEHKNCTLKIDPLQQSDQGPFMFRIELAHLDKFSYKDHQVDITMIGKVDVAISLSEDIVEGQLVVAYCSVSPSCPTSLPVFRWSHSGEEHFHSLQFDDNQWKATAALTFSPTSADHNKYLQCTVHHSGGQQQKTSKLLNVKHAPVNVRVKYKSDVKEGEAVQLTCSSDAHPPASSYEWFSETGAQLHRGNLYTMPNVSRHTGALYCTAINTVGRGKSSHVRITVLYAPEIKSISSCSSEGKMVKCVCIADSEPPCMVHFVLSERVLPGTKIEKHGSVTIGTLQAEFESFEFVHCLANNTVGNGSLVLSLPVNGGMQSLYIAIGIGAGVLLVIAVGLVKKCRGTSGETPTPHLSDVRESKEELSECARVKSKDRNYAVVTKSSHYVDEPVYGNVENDWDDAIYANV; encoded by the exons ATGGACGCTTTGAATCGGCGTCTGTTCTTAGTGTGGCTCTGCTTTAACG TAGCTCAAACCGAAGCTTCGTCTTGGACCATGAACGTGCCGTCCACAGTTAAAGGGCACCCTGGCTCCTGTGTGGTGATTCATTGCTCTTACAACTACCCAGATAATGGACAGAAGGCGACTCAATTCACAGGGATTTGGTACGATGCCACGCATCATGTTGTCTATCACCCAGTCAAGTCTAATATTGCGCTGCAGTATCAGGGTCGCACAGAGCTGCTGGGAAACATCGAGCACAAGAACTGTACACTGAAGATTGATCCGCTCCAGCAAAGTGACCAAGGGCCGTTTATGTTCCGGATTGAGTTGGCACACTTGGATAAGTTTTCATACAAAGATCACCAAGTCGACATTACAATGATTG GTAAAGTCGATGTGGCCATCTCACTGTCAGAGGACATAGTTGAGGGTCAGCTTGTGGTGGCGTACTGCTCCGTGTCTCCCTCCTGTCCCACCTCCCTTCCTGTCTTCAGATGGAGTCACTCTGGAGAGGAACATTTCCATTCTCTGCAGTTTGACGACAACCAGTGGAAAGCGACGGCCGCTCTGACCTTTAGCCCAACCAGCGCTGACCACAACAAGTATTTACAGTGCACCGTACACCACAgcggagggcagcagcagaaaacatcCAAGCTCCTCAATGTTAAAC ATGCCCCAGTGAATGTGAGGGTTAAGTACAAGTCTGATGTGAAGGAGGGAGAAGCCGTGCAGCTGACATGCAGCAGCGACGCTCACCCTCCCGCCAGCAGCTATGAGTGGTTCAGTGAAACTGGTGCTCAGCTGCATCGGGGAAACCTCTACACGATGCCGAACGTCTCCAGACACACGGGAGCATTGTACTGCACAGCCATTAATACAGTGGGACGAGGCAAATCAAGCCATGTGCGTATCACTGTGTTGT ATGCCCCTGAGATTAAGagcatctcctcctgctcctcagagggaaagatggtaaagtgtgtgtgcattgctgaCTCCGAACCTCCCTGCATGGTCCACTTTGTGCTTTCTGAAAGAGTCCTACCAGGCACCAAGATAGAGAAACACGGCTCTGTCACCATTGGAACTCTGCAGGCCGAGTTTGAATCCTTTGAGTTTGTCCACTGTCTGGCAAACAACACGGTGGGCAACGGCAGCCTTGTACTCTCCCTACCTGTGAACG GTGGGATGCAGAGTCTCTATATAGCCATCGGCATCGGGGCAGGCGTGCTCCTGGTGATAGCTGTGGGACTTGTTAAGAAATG TAGGGGGACATCTGGAGAAACACCAACACCTCACCTGAGCGATGTGAGGGAAAGCAAAGAAGAGCTCTCTGAATGCGCTAGAGTCAAAAG CAAAGACAGGAACTACGCGGTGGTAACGAAATCGTCACATTATGTCGACGAGCCTGTGTATGGCAACGTGGAG AATGATTGGGATGACGCGATCTACGCCAACGTGTAA
- the LOC133964527 gene encoding B-cell receptor CD22-like isoform X2 produces MDALNRRLFLVWLCFNAQTEASSWTMNVPSTVKGHPGSCVVIHCSYNYPDNGQKATQFTGIWYDATHHVVYHPVKSNIALQYQGRTELLGNIEHKNCTLKIDPLQQSDQGPFMFRIELAHLDKFSYKDHQVDITMIGKVDVAISLSEDIVEGQLVVAYCSVSPSCPTSLPVFRWSHSGEEHFHSLQFDDNQWKATAALTFSPTSADHNKYLQCTVHHSGGQQQKTSKLLNVKHAPVNVRVKYKSDVKEGEAVQLTCSSDAHPPASSYEWFSETGAQLHRGNLYTMPNVSRHTGALYCTAINTVGRGKSSHVRITVLYAPEIKSISSCSSEGKMVKCVCIADSEPPCMVHFVLSERVLPGTKIEKHGSVTIGTLQAEFESFEFVHCLANNTVGNGSLVLSLPVNGGMQSLYIAIGIGAGVLLVIAVGLVKKCRGTSGETPTPHLSDVRESKEELSECARVKSKDRNYAVVTKSSHYVDEPVYGNVENDWDDAIYANV; encoded by the exons ATGGACGCTTTGAATCGGCGTCTGTTCTTAGTGTGGCTCTGCTTTAACG CTCAAACCGAAGCTTCGTCTTGGACCATGAACGTGCCGTCCACAGTTAAAGGGCACCCTGGCTCCTGTGTGGTGATTCATTGCTCTTACAACTACCCAGATAATGGACAGAAGGCGACTCAATTCACAGGGATTTGGTACGATGCCACGCATCATGTTGTCTATCACCCAGTCAAGTCTAATATTGCGCTGCAGTATCAGGGTCGCACAGAGCTGCTGGGAAACATCGAGCACAAGAACTGTACACTGAAGATTGATCCGCTCCAGCAAAGTGACCAAGGGCCGTTTATGTTCCGGATTGAGTTGGCACACTTGGATAAGTTTTCATACAAAGATCACCAAGTCGACATTACAATGATTG GTAAAGTCGATGTGGCCATCTCACTGTCAGAGGACATAGTTGAGGGTCAGCTTGTGGTGGCGTACTGCTCCGTGTCTCCCTCCTGTCCCACCTCCCTTCCTGTCTTCAGATGGAGTCACTCTGGAGAGGAACATTTCCATTCTCTGCAGTTTGACGACAACCAGTGGAAAGCGACGGCCGCTCTGACCTTTAGCCCAACCAGCGCTGACCACAACAAGTATTTACAGTGCACCGTACACCACAgcggagggcagcagcagaaaacatcCAAGCTCCTCAATGTTAAAC ATGCCCCAGTGAATGTGAGGGTTAAGTACAAGTCTGATGTGAAGGAGGGAGAAGCCGTGCAGCTGACATGCAGCAGCGACGCTCACCCTCCCGCCAGCAGCTATGAGTGGTTCAGTGAAACTGGTGCTCAGCTGCATCGGGGAAACCTCTACACGATGCCGAACGTCTCCAGACACACGGGAGCATTGTACTGCACAGCCATTAATACAGTGGGACGAGGCAAATCAAGCCATGTGCGTATCACTGTGTTGT ATGCCCCTGAGATTAAGagcatctcctcctgctcctcagagggaaagatggtaaagtgtgtgtgcattgctgaCTCCGAACCTCCCTGCATGGTCCACTTTGTGCTTTCTGAAAGAGTCCTACCAGGCACCAAGATAGAGAAACACGGCTCTGTCACCATTGGAACTCTGCAGGCCGAGTTTGAATCCTTTGAGTTTGTCCACTGTCTGGCAAACAACACGGTGGGCAACGGCAGCCTTGTACTCTCCCTACCTGTGAACG GTGGGATGCAGAGTCTCTATATAGCCATCGGCATCGGGGCAGGCGTGCTCCTGGTGATAGCTGTGGGACTTGTTAAGAAATG TAGGGGGACATCTGGAGAAACACCAACACCTCACCTGAGCGATGTGAGGGAAAGCAAAGAAGAGCTCTCTGAATGCGCTAGAGTCAAAAG CAAAGACAGGAACTACGCGGTGGTAACGAAATCGTCACATTATGTCGACGAGCCTGTGTATGGCAACGTGGAG AATGATTGGGATGACGCGATCTACGCCAACGTGTAA